A stretch of DNA from Microlunatus capsulatus:
GCCGCCGCGGTGCACGTGCGCAAGCAGCTGCCCAAGCAGACGGTGCTGTGCCAGGGCGACGCCCAGCTCTCCGAGCTCACCCGCCGGTTCGTGGCCGAGGAGCAGACGAGCCTGTTCGGCACGCTCTCGCTGTGGCAGGGGATCGACGTGCCCGGGCCGACGTGCTCCCTCGTGATCATCGACCGGGTACCGTTCCCGCGCCCCGACGAGCCGCTGACGCTGGCGCGCCAGCGGGCGGTCGCCGAGGCCGGGGGCAACGGGTTCATGAGCGTCGCGGCGACGCACGCCGCGCTGCTGCTGGCCCAGGGCGCCGGCCGGCTGATCCGCCGGACCGACGACAAGGGCGTCGTGGCCGTGCTCGACCCGCGGCTGGCGACCGCCCGCTACGGCAGCTTCCTGCGCGCCTCCATGCCGCCGATGTGGCAGACGAGCGACCGGGAGACGGTGGTGCAGGCGCTGCGGAGGCTGTCCGGCCAGGCCTGAGGGCCGGCCGGACGCCCGCGCGTCAGACCTTGCGGAGGACGGCGACGACCTTGCCCAGGATCGAGGCGTGGTTGCCGTCGATCGGGTCGTAGGCCGGGTTGTGCGGCATCAGCCAGACCTGGCCGTCGCGCCGCTTGAACGTCTTGACGGTCGCCTCGTCGTTGAGCAGCGCGGCGACGATGTCCCCGTTCTCCGCCGTCGGCTGCTGCCGCACGACCACCCAGTCGCGGTCGCAGATGGCGGCCTCGATCATCGAGTCGCCGCGCACCTCGAGCAGGAACATCGTGCCCTGGCCCACGAGCTGGTGCGGCAGGGCGAACACGTCCTCGATCCGCTCCTCGGCCAGGATCGGCCCGCCGGCCGCGATCCGGCCCAGGACCGGGACGTGCACGGGGGCGGGGTAGGCGTCGCCGCGGCCGGTGTCGTCGGTCTCCACCTCGGCCAGCACGGGGGGCCGGGGCGTGTCGGCCACCGCCGGCGCGACCGGGCGGGCGTCGCCCTCGCCCGGCAGCAGCACCTCGAGCGCCCGCGGCCGGTTCGGGTCGCGGCGCAGGAAGCCCTTCTGCTCCAGGGTCTTCAGCTGGTGGGCGACGCTCGAGGAGCTGGCCAGGCCCACGGCCTCGCCCATCTCCCGGATGCTCGGCGGGTAGCCGCGGCTGTCCACCGCCTCCTTGATGACCTCGAGGACGCGGCGCTGGCGCGGGGTCAGGCCGTGCGCGTCGGCCGGGCCGTCGGGCAGCGAGCGGACCGTCCCGCTGGTCCCCAGCTGGGCCTCGACCTCGGCCGCGCTGGGCCGTCCGCGCTTGCGCGTCCGGGGGGCGGGTGCGGGCCCGGTCGGGGAGGTGGGGTCGTCACGGTCTGCCATGCGGCTGAATCTAGGGAAGCCCCCGGGTGAAATCAAACACCTGTTCGAGCGTGTCGCGCCCGCGTCCTGCAGGCGGGCGCCGGGCTCGGCGCCGAGAACTGTCAGTGGTCCCTGGTGGGGTGAGGACATGAGCACCTCCGGAGCGGCGACCCTCGACCTCGGGTCGAACACGCTTTCGAATGTGCTTGGCAGCCGCCGCCCCGTGCGGTACAAATCAAACACACGTTCTATCGAACGTCTGTTCGACATCTCCTGAGGAGCTCGACCATGGACGTCACCACCCTCGAGGCACCGCTCGGCACCACCGCGACCGGCTCCCGCAGCACGGCCCGGACCGCCGCGCCCACCCGGGCACCGGGCCGGCCCCGCCGTCGCACGGGCCGGGGGACCGGTCCGCAGGCCCGGCCCGACCGTCCGCTCGCCGGCGGCACCCGGGTGCCGCGGCCGCAGTCCTGCGCCGTCGTGGCGCCTGCGGTCTCCGTGGCCGCCGCCCCTGGCTGGCGGCTCACCGAGCGGGGGATCGCCCTGGTGCTGGTAACCGGCCTGTTGGTCGTCACCGCCGCCCTCACCGTGGTCGGCCTGACCGCCCTGCGCGTCACCGGCGAGCGCTACGCCGACGTCGGCCAGACGGTCCTCGTCCAGCCCTGAGCTCCCCACCGCCCGCCCGGTCGATGACGACCCGTCCGGCCCCGGCGGCGGGCAGAATGGCCCCGTGAGCACCCCGTCGTCGGCCCCGACCTTCCGCGCCACCCGCGGACTGGGCTACCTCGCCGGCACGGCGGTCTTCGGCGTCGGCGTCAGCGGCGTCTACGCGGCGACCGGCCTGGGGCTCCCGTGCCCCTTCCTGATGGCGACCGGCTGGGAGTGCCCCCTCTGCGGCGGAACCCGGCTCGGCAGCGCCCTGCTGCACGGCGACCTCGTCGCCGCCTTCCTCTACAACCCGGTCGTCCTGGTGGGCCTGGTGGTCGTCTCCGTGCTGGGGGTGCTGTGGACGCTGGAGGCCCTGGGCGGCCCGGCCGTCCGGCTGCCCGCACGGGTGGCCACCCGCGTCGCTCGGGTCCACCCGACCCGGTGGCTCGTCCTCGGTCTCGTGGCCGCGGCCGCCTTCGTGGTGCTGCGCAACCTGCTCTGACCTGGGCGGGCGCCGTCACCGGTTCCTCCCCGGCCCCACCCCACCCCTCCCGTCGTCGGCGGCGGCTCCCGCACGCCCTCCGGACGTGCGCGGCAGCGCCCCGGACCGCTCGTGGACAGGGCGCCACGCCCGGGGGACTGGCTCTTGCAGTCGACGACGAGCGGACGTACGCTCTCTACATCTAGTAGTTACACCGGTGTTCTTCCTCCACAGGTAGTGGTTGGTCGTCCACATCGATCCACAGCACGGTCCACACGCTCTGCACAGGGTTGTCCCCAGGACAGCCCGCGGAGGCCCCCGGGAGGAGTCGCACGTGTTCTGCCCCTACTGCCGTCACCACGACTCCAAGGTCCTGGACTCGCGCACCGCCGAGGACGGCTCGAGCATCCGCCGTCGTCGCCAGTGCCCGTCCTGCGAGCGCCGCTTCACCACCGTCGAGCAGATGCAGCTCGTGGTGGTCAAGCGCAGCGGCGTCGTCGAGCCGTTCGCCCGGGAGAAGGTGATCGGCGGCGTCCGGAAGGCCTGCAAGGGCCGTCCCGTCACCGAGGACCAGCTCGCCCGGCTCGGCCAGGTGGTCGAGGACGCCCTGCGCGCCTGCGGTTCGCCGGAGGTGCCGGCCGACGAGGTCGGCGTCGCCATCCTCGGCCCGCTCCGCGACCTCGACCAGGTGGCCTACCTGCGCTTCGCCAGCGTCTACCGGCAGTTCCGCTCCGTCGACGACTTCGAGGCCGAGATCGCCCTGCTCCGGGTGGAGCAGGACCCGACCGGCATCGAGCCCCTCATCCCCGACCCGGTCGCGAAGCAGAAGGTCAGCTCCTTCACCCCGCACCGGCTGACCCCCGGCCGCAAGGCCCCG
This window harbors:
- the lexA gene encoding transcriptional repressor LexA, encoding MADRDDPTSPTGPAPAPRTRKRGRPSAAEVEAQLGTSGTVRSLPDGPADAHGLTPRQRRVLEVIKEAVDSRGYPPSIREMGEAVGLASSSSVAHQLKTLEQKGFLRRDPNRPRALEVLLPGEGDARPVAPAVADTPRPPVLAEVETDDTGRGDAYPAPVHVPVLGRIAAGGPILAEERIEDVFALPHQLVGQGTMFLLEVRGDSMIEAAICDRDWVVVRQQPTAENGDIVAALLNDEATVKTFKRRDGQVWLMPHNPAYDPIDGNHASILGKVVAVLRKV
- the nrdR gene encoding transcriptional regulator NrdR, with the translated sequence MFCPYCRHHDSKVLDSRTAEDGSSIRRRRQCPSCERRFTTVEQMQLVVVKRSGVVEPFAREKVIGGVRKACKGRPVTEDQLARLGQVVEDALRACGSPEVPADEVGVAILGPLRDLDQVAYLRFASVYRQFRSVDDFEAEIALLRVEQDPTGIEPLIPDPVAKQKVSSFTPHRLTPGRKAPP
- a CDS encoding DUF2752 domain-containing protein, which codes for MSTPSSAPTFRATRGLGYLAGTAVFGVGVSGVYAATGLGLPCPFLMATGWECPLCGGTRLGSALLHGDLVAAFLYNPVVLVGLVVVSVLGVLWTLEALGGPAVRLPARVATRVARVHPTRWLVLGLVAAAAFVVLRNLL